One Actinosynnema pretiosum DNA segment encodes these proteins:
- a CDS encoding transglycosylase domain-containing protein has product MFAARATGLLKMVGLCLTAGVLVAAVLFPVVGGLGLASNRAADTVDQTSGELTKAELPLVTTIQDKDGQPIAYLYDQYRIPVAFEDIADTMKAAIIAIEDRRFFEHQGVDWQGIMRAAAKAGVEGETSQGASTLTQQYVKNYLAFVVGKGSDEAYEKATAATMARKLSEARIAMQLEQKMTKEEILTAYLNVVPFGNGTYGVGAAAQTYFNTTADKLTVPQAALLAGLVNRPSALNPEAGADAAMERRNTVIDYMRNNGAFGEDTARADQLTEEYKAAPIGVVEDLKLLPMGCVGAGDGPIYGSFCRYLIDYLLEHGLTEDDLRRGGLTIKSTMDAKATQAVKEAAEGQVSKTTPGVANAMAVVEPGKDKHRVRALAANRDFGNNADAGQSAYSLPAEVTRFGAGSIYKVFTAAAAMEQGKTGIDRQVPVPNTYTSRVYRDGNKGYTVKNYSDGADTSMTLTKALATSPNTGFIILEEQAGLNNVVDMAYRLGLRDGMQGVTLAGDPLKEDKSNGPSQGDAVKQGNMGSFTLGAGPTSVLELANVSATIVSEGTWCPPTPIEQVLDRNGNPVQLQEAACEQAVSPELAAALAQGMSHDTTAGGTAAGAASRAGWNRPTIGKTGTTENYWSVGFMGATMQYAGAVLTFTDGASPQVLCGNPVRLCGQGRTGLTGGEVAAPTWFNAMNKIHEGLPAVPLPPATKYR; this is encoded by the coding sequence GTGTTCGCCGCACGTGCGACAGGTCTGCTCAAGATGGTGGGGTTGTGCCTCACGGCGGGGGTTCTCGTCGCCGCCGTGCTCTTCCCCGTCGTCGGTGGTCTGGGGTTGGCCTCCAACCGCGCCGCCGACACCGTCGACCAGACCTCTGGCGAGCTGACCAAGGCCGAGCTGCCTCTGGTCACCACCATCCAGGACAAGGATGGGCAGCCCATCGCCTACCTGTACGACCAGTACCGCATCCCGGTGGCGTTCGAGGACATCGCCGACACGATGAAGGCCGCGATCATCGCGATCGAGGACCGCAGGTTCTTCGAGCACCAGGGCGTCGACTGGCAGGGCATCATGCGCGCCGCCGCCAAGGCGGGCGTCGAGGGTGAGACCTCCCAGGGCGCGTCCACGCTCACCCAGCAGTACGTGAAGAACTACCTCGCGTTCGTGGTGGGCAAGGGCTCCGATGAGGCGTACGAGAAGGCGACGGCTGCCACGATGGCGCGCAAGCTGAGCGAAGCGCGCATCGCCATGCAGCTCGAGCAGAAGATGACGAAGGAGGAGATCCTCACCGCATACCTGAACGTCGTGCCGTTCGGCAACGGCACCTACGGCGTCGGCGCCGCGGCGCAGACGTACTTCAACACCACGGCCGACAAGCTGACCGTCCCGCAGGCAGCCCTGCTGGCGGGCCTGGTCAACCGGCCGAGCGCGCTGAACCCGGAGGCCGGCGCGGACGCCGCCATGGAGCGGCGCAACACGGTCATCGACTACATGCGCAACAACGGCGCGTTCGGCGAGGACACCGCGCGGGCCGACCAGCTGACCGAGGAGTACAAGGCCGCGCCCATCGGCGTGGTCGAGGACCTCAAGCTGCTGCCCATGGGGTGCGTCGGCGCGGGCGACGGGCCGATCTACGGCTCGTTCTGCCGCTACCTGATCGACTACCTGCTGGAGCACGGCCTGACCGAGGACGACCTGCGCAGGGGCGGCCTCACCATCAAGTCGACGATGGACGCGAAGGCCACGCAGGCCGTCAAGGAGGCCGCCGAGGGCCAGGTCTCCAAGACCACCCCCGGTGTCGCCAACGCGATGGCCGTGGTGGAGCCGGGCAAGGACAAGCACCGCGTCCGCGCGCTGGCCGCCAACCGCGACTTCGGCAACAACGCCGACGCCGGGCAGAGCGCGTACTCGCTGCCCGCCGAGGTGACCAGGTTCGGCGCGGGCTCGATCTACAAGGTGTTCACCGCCGCCGCGGCGATGGAGCAGGGCAAGACCGGCATCGACCGGCAGGTCCCGGTTCCGAACACCTACACGTCGCGGGTCTACCGGGACGGCAACAAGGGCTACACCGTCAAGAACTACTCCGACGGGGCCGACACCAGCATGACCCTCACCAAGGCGCTGGCCACCTCGCCCAACACCGGGTTCATCATCCTGGAGGAGCAGGCGGGGCTGAACAACGTCGTGGACATGGCCTACCGGCTGGGTCTGCGCGACGGGATGCAGGGCGTCACCTTGGCGGGCGACCCGCTCAAGGAGGACAAGTCCAACGGTCCGTCGCAGGGTGACGCCGTGAAGCAGGGCAACATGGGGTCGTTCACCCTCGGCGCGGGTCCGACGAGCGTGCTGGAGCTGGCGAACGTGTCGGCGACGATCGTGAGCGAGGGCACCTGGTGCCCGCCGACCCCGATCGAGCAGGTCCTGGACCGCAACGGCAACCCGGTCCAGCTCCAGGAGGCGGCCTGCGAGCAGGCCGTGTCCCCGGAGCTGGCGGCGGCGCTGGCGCAGGGCATGAGCCACGACACCACCGCGGGCGGCACCGCGGCGGGCGCGGCGTCCAGGGCGGGCTGGAACCGGCCGACCATCGGCAAGACCGGCACCACCGAGAACTACTGGTCGGTGGGCTTCATGGGCGCCACGATGCAGTACGCGGGCGCCGTCCTGACCTTCACCGACGGCGCGTCGCCGCAGGTCCTCTGCGGCAACCCGGTCCGGCTGTGCGGGCAGGGGCGGACCGGTCTCACCGGTGGTGAGGTCGCGGCCCCGACGTGGTTCAACGCGATGAACAAGATCCACGAGGGGCTGCCCGCCGTTCCGCTGCCCCCGGCGACCAAGTACCGGTAG